A genomic window from Passer domesticus isolate bPasDom1 chromosome Z, bPasDom1.hap1, whole genome shotgun sequence includes:
- the LOC135290163 gene encoding RNA polymerase II elongation factor ELL2-like has protein sequence MREISEFHHPSACQGAEEIPNSNRKKKELGRLKQLHPLDFDEGKRTDTSIASTCSATSNQADYLRKYGAIVSLEQRQHYKDAFNADYEEYWNLYFKIDKIIKKFRHFQEQWKSLTPGSKAYQMLHYRILADYQQLQQSSPSYYEMKSGCQYLHKKLAHIQSCISEFEQQ, from the exons ATGAGAGAAATTTCAGAGTTCCATCATCCCAGTGCCTGCCAGGGTGCAGAGGAGATCCCCAAttcaaacaggaagaaaaaggaattggGAAGACTGAAGCAGTTGCATCCCTTGGATTTCGATGAAG gaaaaagaaCAGATACTTCCATTGCCTCCACATGCTCTGCAACAAGCAACCAAGCAGACTACTTGAG aaaatacGGAGCCATTGTCTCCTTGGAGCAACGCCAGCACTACAAGGATGCCTTCAATGCAGATTATGAGGAATAttggaatttatattttaagattgaCAAGATCATCAAGAAATTCAGACATTTTCAGGAACAATGGAAGTCTCTGACTCCAGGCTCCAAAGCCTATCAG atGCTGCATTATCGAATCCTAGCAGATTATCAGCAGTTACAACAG AGTAGCCCCAGCTATTATGAAATGAAGAGTGGGTGCCAGTACCTCCACAAGAAGCTGGCCCATATTCAGAGCTGCATTTCTGAATTTGAGCAGCAGTGA